A single window of Pelagicoccus enzymogenes DNA harbors:
- a CDS encoding alpha/beta fold hydrolase, whose protein sequence is MQHKIEAFSKDGDARVAASAMTATALASAAGSPFVARRSGKTDCGRVVFFIHGTPGTASDWEAVWRELAELGFDCERVALDRLGFGENAAGDSLEDWEGQLASFETVLQAEAQSERSLFIVGHSYGAALAAALAERLAVPGRLGGLVLVAGVLSPDEVQCRWYHRLLLIPYVSRLFPRHYVQSAKEMSAVTTYLAQLLRFWDRCKVPVTLLHGEEDRTIPFANSEYIASRLSGRNAKLVPVPGGGHALIQSHPKLIAKEIAALVAGDSVEKENKA, encoded by the coding sequence ATGCAGCATAAAATCGAAGCTTTCTCAAAAGACGGAGATGCGAGAGTAGCGGCCTCAGCGATGACGGCCACTGCTCTCGCGTCAGCTGCAGGCAGCCCATTCGTCGCGCGGCGGTCCGGCAAGACGGATTGTGGCCGTGTCGTGTTTTTTATTCACGGAACTCCGGGAACCGCTTCCGACTGGGAAGCGGTCTGGCGTGAACTAGCGGAACTTGGTTTCGATTGCGAGAGGGTTGCCCTCGATCGCCTCGGCTTCGGCGAAAATGCGGCTGGCGACTCCCTTGAAGATTGGGAAGGGCAGCTCGCTTCCTTCGAAACGGTCTTGCAGGCTGAGGCTCAAAGCGAGAGGTCGCTTTTCATAGTGGGGCACTCCTATGGGGCAGCCCTCGCGGCGGCTTTGGCCGAGAGGCTTGCGGTGCCTGGGAGGCTCGGGGGATTGGTCCTCGTTGCCGGAGTGCTTAGCCCCGATGAAGTGCAGTGTCGCTGGTATCATCGGCTGTTGCTGATTCCGTACGTTTCCAGGCTATTCCCTCGCCACTACGTGCAGTCGGCCAAGGAAATGTCGGCCGTCACGACATACCTAGCTCAATTGCTCAGGTTTTGGGATCGCTGCAAGGTTCCAGTGACCCTGCTGCATGGCGAGGAAGATCGAACCATCCCGTTCGCAAATTCTGAATACATCGCGTCCCGTCTTTCGGGGCGCAACGCAAAGCTGGTTCCCGTTCCTGGCGGAGGTCATGCCTTGATCCAATCCCACCCCAAACTGATAGCGAAGGAGATCGCAGCCTTGGTCGCAGGCGACTCCGTAGAAAAGGAGAATAAGGCATGA
- a CDS encoding PulJ/GspJ family protein, protein MMTPKKRRAFTLVELVVSLAITSVIAFFVFSFAASLADLWRNTEGGVDTELDAQIALDRIVMDLEAAIFQERQDPLGNAVPMFALSAIAKGDDDPYQVSFSNRWQDIDESARPAEWHFDPGQHRYGWAGSWLRFFTAAPSFNAVGYQVIRRPAFGDSSVDRYLLHRSLIRQDNTIAGGFDIVNGNYQDGTTANAIASPRLDSAILEDVVDFGLRLYVFDESMSGTDDSPRGLRLVFPADANGNLDINDKEHLGSTLTGNNFGSRYPEVAEVFLRVLDDVGADLLIRLEAGETVSDYNEIVEKHSRLYQRMVRLPGREPKGYTP, encoded by the coding sequence ATGATGACACCAAAAAAAAGGCGTGCGTTCACTCTGGTTGAACTTGTCGTGTCATTGGCCATTACCTCGGTGATCGCGTTTTTCGTTTTCAGTTTTGCCGCAAGCCTCGCCGATCTTTGGCGCAATACGGAGGGTGGTGTGGACACGGAACTCGATGCACAAATTGCGCTGGATCGAATCGTCATGGATCTAGAAGCTGCCATTTTTCAAGAGCGTCAGGATCCGTTAGGAAATGCGGTTCCGATGTTTGCTTTATCGGCGATCGCCAAGGGTGATGACGATCCCTATCAGGTTAGCTTTTCGAATCGTTGGCAGGATATTGACGAGAGTGCTCGACCAGCTGAGTGGCACTTTGATCCGGGGCAACACCGCTATGGTTGGGCTGGCTCGTGGCTCCGTTTTTTTACGGCAGCTCCCTCGTTTAATGCCGTTGGTTATCAGGTTATTCGAAGACCCGCCTTTGGGGATTCATCGGTGGATCGCTACCTTCTACATCGAAGCCTAATTCGCCAAGACAATACCATAGCAGGGGGATTCGACATCGTGAACGGTAATTATCAGGATGGAACCACAGCGAACGCCATTGCCAGCCCACGACTAGACTCCGCCATCCTGGAGGATGTCGTTGACTTTGGATTGCGTCTATACGTCTTCGACGAATCGATGTCGGGAACTGATGATTCCCCACGCGGTTTGCGTCTGGTTTTTCCCGCTGATGCCAATGGGAATTTGGATATAAACGACAAGGAACACCTTGGCTCCACTTTAACGGGAAACAACTTTGGCAGCCGCTATCCAGAGGTAGCCGAGGTTTTTCTACGCGTTTTGGATGATGTTGGCGCCGATTTGCTCATTCGCCTTGAAGCAGGTGAAACTGTATCCGACTACAATGAAATTGTCGAAAAACACAGTCGACTTTACCAACGGATGGTTCGGCTTCCAGGTCGCGAACCGAAAGGATATACTCCATGA
- a CDS encoding pilus assembly FimT family protein: protein MNSAKLKDQLIPERRLCTAGARALPRLAESIHPAMRRGPSSSPISKRTVRAKAAFTLFELLVTMAVISVLAGIGFYSIARGTEDRALEKGADILHSMVRVARTQAITNGVHSRLIINADPNDPESYLRRIGVVIEDPESGYVKAVDRGALLPEGIYLVPQGEGVQFPSGWPETGRRSVYRKANGDTTDDTAVYAFDYPLKDRIPENTAGKPDWICIQFAPNGRLSTVNWGGGGGLVPLSNQLVLANGRMVSGNLSVTNVNDYIGIAFKRNGSSYQTREADLVDDQ, encoded by the coding sequence ATGAATTCGGCAAAGCTCAAAGATCAGTTGATTCCCGAAAGGCGCCTTTGTACAGCTGGCGCTCGCGCCCTGCCGCGTCTTGCCGAATCCATTCATCCTGCAATGCGGCGTGGCCCAAGCTCCAGCCCTATCTCGAAGAGGACTGTTCGGGCAAAGGCTGCCTTCACTCTTTTCGAGCTTCTGGTTACCATGGCAGTGATCAGCGTGCTCGCCGGCATCGGTTTCTACTCGATCGCTCGCGGGACGGAAGACCGGGCCTTGGAAAAAGGAGCGGACATCTTGCACTCCATGGTGCGAGTCGCTCGCACCCAAGCCATCACCAACGGCGTGCATTCCCGCTTGATTATCAACGCCGACCCCAACGACCCAGAATCCTACTTGAGGCGAATAGGGGTGGTGATCGAGGATCCAGAAAGTGGATACGTCAAGGCCGTTGACCGCGGTGCCTTGCTTCCTGAGGGCATATACTTGGTGCCTCAGGGCGAGGGAGTGCAATTCCCTTCAGGGTGGCCGGAGACGGGGCGACGTAGCGTTTATCGCAAGGCAAATGGCGATACGACCGACGACACGGCGGTTTACGCCTTCGATTACCCTTTGAAGGACAGAATCCCCGAAAACACTGCTGGAAAACCGGATTGGATTTGTATTCAGTTCGCTCCTAACGGAAGGCTATCTACCGTAAATTGGGGTGGTGGCGGAGGGTTGGTTCCTCTGTCAAACCAACTGGTGCTGGCGAACGGTCGAATGGTGAGTGGTAATTTGAGTGTAACGAACGTGAACGATTACATCGGGATCGCATTCAAGCGAAATGGATCGAGCTATCAGACGCGGGAGGCAGATTTAGTCGATGACCAATAG
- a CDS encoding type II secretion system protein GspG yields MNSFPESPVTRLQQGFTLLELLVVTAIVAILVSIGGTVFFSQRNTAKFDRAEADLQVIQQGLEAYKARFGRYPEMPETFSNATISTEEEYLLNALCGQIGPSGDIISGSGIPVMLNTSLLSYGKAGLPLSGVQKNSIIDPWGKAYQYDPEPKNESDDLLFGYELSSAGPDGSFGTEDDIVAQ; encoded by the coding sequence ATGAACTCGTTTCCCGAATCGCCCGTCACCCGACTCCAGCAAGGCTTTACCTTGCTGGAACTCTTGGTGGTGACGGCCATCGTCGCCATATTGGTGAGCATCGGAGGAACGGTCTTCTTTTCCCAGCGTAACACCGCGAAGTTCGATCGGGCCGAAGCGGACCTGCAGGTCATCCAGCAGGGGCTAGAGGCTTACAAAGCGAGGTTCGGAAGGTATCCGGAGATGCCGGAAACATTTTCGAACGCCACGATTTCCACGGAAGAAGAGTACTTGCTCAATGCGCTTTGCGGACAGATCGGACCTTCGGGAGACATCATCAGCGGGTCTGGAATTCCCGTGATGCTCAACACCTCGCTGCTGAGCTACGGGAAGGCGGGCTTGCCACTGTCGGGAGTTCAAAAAAATTCCATAATCGACCCATGGGGCAAGGCCTACCAATATGACCCGGAACCCAAAAACGAGAGTGACGATTTGCTTTTTGGATACGAACTAAGTTCAGCTGGGCCCGACGGAAGCTTTGGCACGGAGGACGACATTGTTGCCCAATGA
- a CDS encoding protein-glutamate methylesterase/protein-glutamine glutaminase, which yields MPDPSKISVMIVDDSPTARRILTDIVNRGQNMEVTAAVADPFEAVAQLKQQTPDVMILDVQMPRMDGITFLKKLMVQHPLPVIMCSSLTEEGSKTSFECLENGAVEIIAKPRAATKEVMHELELRIHDVIRSAAVARFRSRSGSLVSSRSEQKAPPPAFVPRAKLSPDEVIPPPSLDGYRNIPVTAQKVIAVGASTGGTDAIKVFLDSMPENCPGIVVVQHMPEGFTASFANRLNATCKVRVREARNGDLVEPGLVLIAPGSHHMTLRRAGSRYTVEVKNGPLVSRHRPSVDVLFRSVALSAGRNAVGVILTGMGDDGAICMKELRDSGAYNFAQDRDSCVVFGMPNEAIKHGGVHETLPLEKIGPRVLAKIQG from the coding sequence ATGCCGGACCCAAGCAAGATCAGCGTCATGATCGTCGACGATTCGCCGACGGCGAGGCGAATCCTTACGGATATCGTCAATCGCGGGCAAAACATGGAAGTGACCGCGGCGGTCGCGGATCCCTTTGAGGCAGTTGCCCAGCTCAAGCAGCAAACGCCGGACGTCATGATCCTAGACGTTCAGATGCCGCGCATGGACGGAATCACCTTCCTCAAGAAGCTGATGGTGCAGCACCCGTTGCCGGTCATCATGTGCTCCAGCCTTACCGAGGAGGGCTCGAAAACGTCTTTCGAGTGCCTGGAAAACGGAGCGGTAGAAATCATTGCGAAGCCGCGGGCCGCTACCAAGGAGGTCATGCACGAACTGGAGTTGCGTATCCACGACGTCATACGCTCTGCTGCGGTCGCCCGCTTTCGTTCGCGCTCGGGAAGCCTGGTGTCCAGTCGATCGGAGCAAAAGGCTCCACCTCCGGCCTTCGTGCCGCGAGCCAAGCTTTCGCCGGACGAAGTGATTCCGCCGCCGAGCCTCGATGGTTATCGCAACATCCCCGTGACTGCCCAGAAGGTCATCGCTGTCGGGGCCTCCACAGGCGGCACCGACGCGATCAAGGTCTTCCTGGACTCGATGCCGGAAAATTGTCCGGGAATCGTAGTGGTGCAGCACATGCCGGAAGGCTTCACTGCGTCGTTTGCGAATCGCCTCAACGCGACCTGCAAGGTACGCGTGCGGGAAGCCCGTAACGGGGACCTGGTCGAACCGGGCCTCGTGCTCATCGCTCCCGGCTCGCACCACATGACGCTGCGCCGCGCGGGCAGCCGCTACACGGTCGAAGTGAAGAATGGCCCCCTCGTGAGCCGCCATCGCCCCTCGGTGGACGTGCTTTTTCGCTCGGTTGCCCTCAGTGCCGGTCGCAACGCGGTGGGCGTCATCCTTACCGGAATGGGCGACGACGGAGCCATTTGCATGAAAGAGTTGCGGGATTCCGGAGCTTACAACTTTGCCCAAGATCGAGACAGCTGCGTCGTTTTTGGCATGCCCAACGAAGCCATCAAGCATGGCGGCGTGCACGAAACCCTGCCGCTGGAAAAGATTGGCCCGCGCGTGTTGGCCAAGATTCAAGGGTAA
- the trpS gene encoding tryptophan--tRNA ligase, with translation MRILSGIQPSGILHAGNYFGMMKPSIDLQEQGEAYYFIANYHSMTSLTDANLRREYTQRVAIDFLACGLDPKKAVLFRQSDVPEHVELSWMLSTVCPMGLLERCHSYKDKIAKGISPNHGLFAYPVLMAADILIYDADVVPVGQDQKQHVEVTRDLANKFNDLYGETFVVPEPRIREDVAKVPGVDGGKMSKSYNNTIDIFGEEKAIKKRIMSIVMDSRGMDEPKPDAEENNAIQILKYVADEETYTETVELLKAGGYGYGHVKKKLFECYWDHFAEARKRREELLANMDYVEQVLREGAEKARGIASAVNKRARVACGLQ, from the coding sequence ATGAGAATTCTTTCAGGCATCCAGCCTTCGGGCATCCTTCACGCCGGCAACTATTTTGGCATGATGAAGCCATCGATCGACCTGCAGGAGCAGGGCGAGGCCTACTACTTCATCGCCAACTACCACTCCATGACCTCGTTGACCGACGCCAACCTGCGTCGGGAGTACACCCAGCGCGTGGCTATCGACTTCCTTGCTTGCGGCTTGGACCCTAAGAAAGCGGTGCTTTTCAGGCAATCCGATGTGCCAGAGCACGTGGAGCTCTCATGGATGCTCTCTACCGTTTGTCCGATGGGCTTGCTGGAACGTTGCCACAGCTACAAGGACAAGATCGCGAAGGGGATTTCACCCAACCATGGCCTTTTTGCCTATCCAGTCCTCATGGCTGCCGACATCCTGATCTACGATGCTGACGTGGTACCCGTTGGGCAGGACCAGAAGCAGCACGTGGAGGTGACGCGTGACCTCGCCAACAAGTTCAACGACCTCTACGGAGAAACCTTTGTAGTACCCGAACCCCGGATACGGGAAGACGTCGCCAAGGTGCCCGGAGTCGACGGTGGTAAGATGTCCAAGAGCTACAACAATACCATCGACATCTTCGGCGAGGAGAAGGCTATCAAGAAGCGCATCATGAGCATCGTGATGGACAGCCGCGGCATGGACGAGCCCAAGCCGGACGCGGAGGAGAACAACGCCATCCAGATTCTCAAGTACGTCGCGGACGAGGAAACCTACACGGAAACCGTGGAATTGCTCAAGGCCGGCGGCTATGGCTATGGCCATGTGAAGAAGAAACTTTTCGAATGCTACTGGGATCACTTTGCGGAAGCTCGCAAGCGTCGCGAAGAGCTTTTGGCTAACATGGACTACGTCGAGCAAGTGCTCCGCGAGGGAGCCGAGAAAGCCCGCGGAATCGCCTCGGCCGTGAACAAGCGCGCTCGGGTTGCCTGCGGACTCCAATAA
- a CDS encoding UDP-N-acetylglucosamine diphosphorylase: MKASDLFSFPDSIPFADFFAPNALPWEWIQQIKPALASGFEERLPEKIPAGVSIKGKVFIHESVELPPFCSIEGPVWIGEGVQIRPGAYIRGNVIIGAGSVVGNSCEYKNCLLLEGVQTPHFSYIGDSVLGNRSHLGAGVILSNLRLDQKPVKVRTGDGLVDTGMRKFGALLGDDAEVGCNAVLNPGSILGRKAIVGPLIPFVGTLGEGRMLLGKPASRQVDRPE; this comes from the coding sequence GTGAAAGCAAGCGACCTCTTTTCCTTTCCTGACAGCATCCCCTTTGCCGATTTCTTCGCTCCCAATGCGCTGCCTTGGGAGTGGATTCAACAGATCAAGCCGGCGCTGGCTTCCGGATTCGAGGAGCGTTTGCCGGAGAAAATCCCAGCAGGCGTCTCGATCAAGGGCAAGGTGTTCATCCACGAGTCGGTGGAGTTGCCGCCGTTTTGCTCGATCGAGGGGCCGGTCTGGATTGGCGAGGGAGTTCAGATTCGCCCGGGGGCATACATTCGCGGCAATGTTATCATCGGAGCCGGGTCCGTGGTGGGCAATTCCTGCGAGTACAAGAACTGCCTGCTTTTGGAAGGCGTGCAGACGCCCCATTTTTCCTACATCGGAGACTCGGTATTGGGCAATCGCTCGCACCTGGGAGCCGGCGTTATATTATCCAACCTGCGACTGGACCAGAAGCCGGTCAAAGTGAGGACAGGTGATGGACTGGTGGATACGGGTATGCGCAAGTTCGGAGCCTTGCTGGGAGACGACGCGGAGGTCGGTTGCAATGCCGTGCTCAACCCCGGTTCCATCCTTGGTCGCAAGGCAATCGTGGGCCCCTTGATTCCATTTGTGGGCACCCTAGGCGAAGGGCGCATGCTTCTGGGCAAACCTGCCAGTCGTCAAGTTGACCGTCCGGAATAG
- a CDS encoding sigma-54-dependent transcriptional regulator, translating to MVPTILIVDDERHTREGLMQVLEESYDIYLAENADEAFNLMESESFDVVLTDLRMPGKSGMKVIDKALALANRPPVIMMTAYGDVDSAVEAMKRGAYDFLTKPVNIEKLEILIKRALKSRDLETEVAQLHERLDVKFNFDGIVGNSAELTKVIDRVKLVAPSRASVLIEGETGTGKELIAQAIHQNSNRSKGPFVAVHCAALPAALLESELFGHEKGAFTGATERRIGRFEMAEGGTLFLDEIGEIDLSTQVKLLRFLEQRTFERLGSSKSIKVDTRLVAATNKDLLEMVAKGDFREDLYYRLNVVQIRMPSLADRAEDLPLLLNHFLKEFAAENEMEPPTFEPGAIQALRRYAWPGNIRELRNFAENAVVLHRGGVIHDYDLEAKFRGEGPSVDGSGKIVSPLDKEENEKRLLREALADARGNRTRAAALLGISRRTLHRKLQQWPELDVVDR from the coding sequence ATGGTGCCAACTATTCTCATTGTTGACGACGAGCGGCATACTCGCGAAGGCTTGATGCAAGTCTTGGAGGAATCCTACGACATCTACCTCGCCGAGAACGCGGACGAGGCGTTTAACCTCATGGAGTCGGAGTCCTTCGATGTGGTTTTGACGGATCTGCGCATGCCTGGGAAGTCGGGCATGAAGGTGATCGACAAGGCCCTCGCCCTCGCGAATCGACCGCCCGTGATCATGATGACCGCCTACGGAGACGTCGATTCTGCAGTGGAGGCGATGAAACGAGGCGCCTACGACTTTTTGACGAAGCCGGTCAATATCGAGAAGCTGGAGATTCTGATCAAGAGGGCGCTCAAGTCGCGGGACTTGGAAACGGAGGTAGCTCAACTGCACGAGCGCCTGGACGTGAAGTTCAACTTTGACGGCATCGTCGGCAACTCCGCCGAGCTGACCAAGGTGATCGATCGCGTCAAGCTGGTGGCTCCCTCGAGGGCGAGCGTCTTGATCGAAGGCGAAACCGGTACCGGCAAGGAGCTGATTGCCCAGGCGATTCACCAAAACTCGAATCGCTCCAAGGGGCCCTTCGTGGCGGTGCACTGCGCGGCCTTGCCGGCGGCCCTGCTGGAGAGCGAGTTGTTCGGGCACGAAAAAGGTGCGTTTACCGGCGCCACCGAGCGGCGCATCGGTCGCTTCGAGATGGCGGAAGGCGGAACCTTGTTTCTCGATGAAATTGGTGAAATAGACCTCTCTACGCAGGTGAAGCTGCTGCGTTTCCTGGAGCAGCGCACTTTCGAGCGATTGGGCAGCAGCAAGTCCATCAAGGTCGACACGCGCTTGGTCGCGGCAACCAATAAGGATCTTTTGGAAATGGTAGCGAAAGGGGATTTTCGCGAAGACCTCTACTATCGCCTCAATGTCGTTCAGATTCGGATGCCTTCCTTGGCGGACCGGGCGGAAGACTTGCCGCTGCTCTTGAACCACTTCCTCAAGGAATTCGCGGCTGAAAACGAAATGGAGCCACCCACCTTCGAGCCGGGAGCGATTCAAGCCCTGCGTCGCTACGCCTGGCCGGGCAACATTCGCGAGCTGCGCAACTTCGCCGAGAACGCTGTGGTGCTGCATCGAGGCGGCGTCATCCACGACTACGACCTGGAGGCGAAGTTTCGGGGAGAAGGCCCGTCGGTGGACGGTTCGGGCAAGATCGTTTCGCCCCTCGACAAGGAGGAGAACGAGAAGCGCTTGCTGCGCGAAGCGTTGGCCGACGCCCGCGGGAATCGGACTCGGGCAGCCGCCTTGCTGGGGATCTCGCGGCGAACCTTGCACCGGAAGCTGCAGCAGTGGCCCGAGCTCGACGTGGTGGATCGCTAA
- a CDS encoding two-component system sensor histidine kinase NtrB, producing the protein MAKKESSLDRVLGRIESLDATNLTNLAQKLARERAYLETVFNTALEGILVVDEEGEVQYANESGQRMIGLSDSEVGTTLLWRLIPGLRDSLGLEEGEPLRDSISSRELELTYPEQRFVRIYFLPFKEPVGEDDKQFVVMLSDITNEKRTKDETIESEKIASILLLAAGVAHELGNPLNSLTIHLQLMERQLAKLESGPATGKLGNSLSVCRGEVERLDGIIKNFLEAIRPQEPDFQVLDLSLVLEEVLEVVGSELNDRGITVEVEVVSEAPIVRADRNQMKQVFFNLIKNAMEAMGPGGALKIVSRSDEEKIYLRFGDSGEGIRQSDLSRVFQPYHTTKKSGSGLGLMIVQRIIRGHGGQVGIDSQEGVGTVVTLELPKRNRKLVMLEA; encoded by the coding sequence ATGGCGAAGAAAGAATCCTCCCTCGACCGCGTCCTCGGTCGCATCGAAAGTCTCGACGCGACGAACCTCACGAACCTTGCTCAGAAGTTGGCCCGCGAACGGGCTTACTTAGAAACCGTTTTCAACACGGCCCTGGAAGGCATACTGGTAGTCGACGAAGAGGGGGAGGTCCAGTACGCCAACGAGTCGGGGCAACGCATGATCGGGCTCAGCGACAGCGAGGTTGGAACCACGTTGCTATGGCGCCTGATACCCGGCCTGCGCGATTCGCTCGGGCTGGAGGAGGGCGAGCCGCTGCGGGATTCAATCAGCTCCCGCGAGCTGGAGTTAACTTACCCTGAACAGCGTTTCGTGCGGATTTACTTTCTGCCTTTCAAGGAGCCTGTCGGCGAAGACGACAAGCAGTTCGTTGTGATGCTTTCCGACATCACGAACGAAAAGAGGACCAAGGACGAAACCATCGAATCGGAGAAAATCGCTTCGATCCTCCTCCTCGCGGCGGGGGTTGCCCATGAATTGGGAAATCCGCTCAATTCGCTCACCATTCACTTGCAGCTAATGGAGCGACAGCTCGCCAAGCTCGAATCCGGACCGGCGACTGGAAAGCTGGGAAACTCCCTTTCGGTTTGCCGCGGCGAGGTGGAGCGACTGGACGGGATCATAAAAAACTTTTTGGAGGCCATTCGTCCGCAAGAGCCGGACTTTCAGGTCCTCGATTTGAGTCTGGTATTGGAGGAGGTGCTGGAGGTCGTGGGGTCCGAGCTGAACGATCGAGGCATCACGGTGGAGGTCGAGGTCGTTTCCGAAGCCCCGATCGTGAGGGCTGACCGAAACCAAATGAAGCAGGTTTTCTTCAACTTAATAAAGAATGCGATGGAGGCGATGGGACCGGGGGGCGCCTTGAAAATCGTTTCCCGTTCCGACGAAGAGAAGATCTATCTGCGCTTCGGAGATTCGGGGGAAGGCATACGGCAGTCCGACCTTTCCCGCGTTTTCCAGCCCTACCATACAACGAAAAAGTCGGGCTCCGGATTGGGCTTGATGATCGTGCAGCGCATCATTCGCGGTCACGGCGGCCAAGTCGGTATCGACAGCCAAGAGGGCGTGGGAACGGTGGTGACCCTCGAACTGCCCAAGCGAAACCGCAAGCTGGTCATGCTGGAGGCGTGA
- a CDS encoding cytochrome c biogenesis protein ResB, with protein MKPLLKILASLEVTIGAFVLAMVLILFGTIDQANLGIHGATEKYFYTVFVTQYIPSLDISVPYMPGGYLIGFVLLINMTAAIVYRFKFTTDKIGIWLVHVGFILLLLGEFISSVFQHEASLTIDEGQTVDFTESFRDSELAIVDTTDPDKDRVYAIPQVMLERKQQISVDGLPFNISVDDFMPNSVMQRRNESTPDFARLANRGIGLQAYALPIAETGKMNDRNVPAVIVTLFSKESNGQSSEVLGTWLVREFIPNQSVSYGGREYTILMRREREMLDYAITLKDFSHDRYLGTNIPKNFSSDVTVLDKDTGLEQDFLIYMNNPLRYDDLTFYQQGFMNDDKTSILQVVRNPGRSLPYISCSLMTLGLALQFGISLQRFSKRRKKAAA; from the coding sequence ATGAAACCACTTCTAAAAATTCTCGCATCGCTCGAAGTGACGATCGGAGCTTTCGTCCTAGCGATGGTCCTGATCCTCTTTGGCACGATCGACCAAGCGAATCTCGGCATCCATGGAGCGACCGAGAAATATTTCTACACTGTATTCGTTACGCAATACATCCCTTCGCTCGACATCAGCGTTCCCTACATGCCTGGCGGCTACTTGATCGGCTTCGTCCTGCTCATCAACATGACGGCCGCCATCGTCTACCGCTTCAAGTTTACCACAGACAAGATCGGAATCTGGCTGGTGCACGTGGGCTTCATCCTTTTGCTGCTCGGAGAGTTCATTTCCAGTGTCTTCCAACATGAGGCAAGCCTGACCATAGACGAAGGGCAAACCGTCGACTTCACCGAAAGCTTCCGCGATTCCGAGCTCGCTATCGTTGACACGACCGACCCCGACAAGGATCGCGTCTATGCGATCCCTCAGGTCATGCTAGAGCGCAAACAGCAAATCTCCGTGGACGGGCTTCCGTTCAATATCAGCGTAGACGACTTCATGCCGAATTCCGTGATGCAGCGCCGCAACGAGTCGACGCCTGACTTCGCCCGTCTCGCCAACCGCGGTATCGGACTGCAAGCCTACGCCCTCCCCATTGCAGAAACCGGCAAGATGAACGACCGCAACGTGCCAGCGGTTATCGTAACGCTCTTCTCCAAGGAATCGAACGGGCAAAGCTCAGAGGTCCTCGGAACTTGGCTGGTTCGAGAGTTCATCCCGAACCAATCGGTTTCGTATGGAGGACGCGAATACACGATCCTCATGCGACGCGAGCGGGAGATGTTAGACTATGCGATCACGCTCAAGGACTTTAGCCACGACCGCTACCTCGGAACTAATATCCCGAAAAACTTCTCAAGCGACGTGACTGTGCTGGATAAGGACACTGGCTTGGAACAGGACTTCCTTATCTATATGAACAACCCGCTTCGCTACGACGACCTTACGTTCTACCAACAAGGATTCATGAACGACGACAAGACTTCGATCTTGCAAGTCGTGCGCAACCCCGGTCGCAGCCTTCCCTACATTTCCTGCTCACTCATGACCCTCGGATTGGCTCTCCAATTCGGTATCAGCCTACAACGTTTTTCTAAGAGAAGAAAGAAAGCAGCCGCATGA